A portion of the Macaca mulatta isolate MMU2019108-1 chromosome 2, T2T-MMU8v2.0, whole genome shotgun sequence genome contains these proteins:
- the WNT5A gene encoding protein Wnt-5a isoform X1 has product MKKSIGILSPGVALGMAGSAVSSKFFLMALAIFFSFAQVVIEANSWWSLGMNNPVQMSEVYIIGAQPLCSQLEGLSQGQKKLCHLYQDHMQYIGEGAKTGIKECQYQFRHRRWNCSTVDNTSVFGRVMQIGSRETAFTYAVSAAGVVNAMSRACREGELSTCGCSRAARPKDLPRDWLWGGCGDNIDYGYRFAKEFVDARERERIHAKGSYESARILMNLHNNEAGRRTVYNLADVACKCHGVSGSCSLKTCWLQLADFRKVGDALKEKYDSAAAMRLNSRGKLVQVNSRFNAPTTQDLVYIDPSPDYCVRNESTGSLGTQGRLCNKTSEGMDGCELMCCGRGYDQFKTVQTERCHCKFHWCCYVKCKKCTEIVDQFVCK; this is encoded by the exons ATGAAG AAGTCCATTGGAATATTAAGCCCAGGAGTTGCTTTGGGGATGGCTGGAAGTGCAGTGTCTTCCAAGTTCTTCCTAATGGCTTTGGCCATATTTTTCTCCTTCGCCCAGGTTGTAATAGAAGCCAATTCTTGGTG GTCGCTAGGTATGAATAACCCTGTTCAGATGTCAGAAGTATATATCATAGGAGCACAGCCTCTCTGCAGCCAACTGGAAGGACTTTCTCAAGGACAGAAGAAACTGTGCCACTTGTATCAGGACCACATGCAGTACATCGGAGAAGGCGCGAAGACAGGCATCAAAGAATGCCAGTATCAATTCCGACACCGAAGGTGGAACTGCAGCACTGTGGATAACACCTCTGTTTTTGGCAGGGTGATGCAGATAG GCAGCCGCGAGACGGCCTTCACCTACGCGGTGAGCGCAGCGGGGGTGGTGAACGCCATGAGCCGGGCGTGCCGCGAGGGCGAGCTGTCCACCTGCGGCTGCAGCCGCGCCGCGCGCCCCAAGGACCTGCCGCGGGACTGGCTCTGGGGCGGCTGCGGCGACAACATCGACTATGGCTACCGCTTTGCCAAGGAGTTCGTGGACGCCCGCGAGCGGGAGCGCATCCACGCCAAAGGCTCCTACGAGAGCGCTCGCATCCTCATGAACCTGCATAACAACGAGGCGGGCCGCAGG ACGGTGTACAACCTGGCTGATGTGGCCTGCAAGTGCCATGGGGTGTCTGGCTCATGTAGCCTGAAGACATGCTGGCTGCAGCTGGCGGACTTCCGCAAGGTGGGTGATGCCCTGAAGGAGAAGTACGACAGTGCGGCGGCCATGCGGCTCAACAGCCGGGGCAAGTTGGTGCAGGTCAACAGCCGCTTCAACGCGCCCACTACACAAGACCTGGTCTACATCGACCCCAGCCCTGACTACTGCGTGCGCAACGAGAGCACCGGCTCGCTGGGCACGCAGGGCCGCCTGTGCAACAAGACGTCAGAGGGCATGGATGGCTGCGAGCTCATGTGCTGCGGCCGCGGCTACGACCAGTTCAAGACCGTGCAGACGGAGCGCTGCCACTGCAAGTTCCACTGGTGCTGCTACGTCAAGTGCAAGAAGTGCACGGAGATCGTGGACCAGTTTGTGTGCAAGTAG
- the WNT5A gene encoding protein Wnt-5a isoform X2, translating to MAGSAVSSKFFLMALAIFFSFAQVVIEANSWWSLGMNNPVQMSEVYIIGAQPLCSQLEGLSQGQKKLCHLYQDHMQYIGEGAKTGIKECQYQFRHRRWNCSTVDNTSVFGRVMQIGSRETAFTYAVSAAGVVNAMSRACREGELSTCGCSRAARPKDLPRDWLWGGCGDNIDYGYRFAKEFVDARERERIHAKGSYESARILMNLHNNEAGRRTVYNLADVACKCHGVSGSCSLKTCWLQLADFRKVGDALKEKYDSAAAMRLNSRGKLVQVNSRFNAPTTQDLVYIDPSPDYCVRNESTGSLGTQGRLCNKTSEGMDGCELMCCGRGYDQFKTVQTERCHCKFHWCCYVKCKKCTEIVDQFVCK from the exons ATGGCTGGAAGTGCAGTGTCTTCCAAGTTCTTCCTAATGGCTTTGGCCATATTTTTCTCCTTCGCCCAGGTTGTAATAGAAGCCAATTCTTGGTG GTCGCTAGGTATGAATAACCCTGTTCAGATGTCAGAAGTATATATCATAGGAGCACAGCCTCTCTGCAGCCAACTGGAAGGACTTTCTCAAGGACAGAAGAAACTGTGCCACTTGTATCAGGACCACATGCAGTACATCGGAGAAGGCGCGAAGACAGGCATCAAAGAATGCCAGTATCAATTCCGACACCGAAGGTGGAACTGCAGCACTGTGGATAACACCTCTGTTTTTGGCAGGGTGATGCAGATAG GCAGCCGCGAGACGGCCTTCACCTACGCGGTGAGCGCAGCGGGGGTGGTGAACGCCATGAGCCGGGCGTGCCGCGAGGGCGAGCTGTCCACCTGCGGCTGCAGCCGCGCCGCGCGCCCCAAGGACCTGCCGCGGGACTGGCTCTGGGGCGGCTGCGGCGACAACATCGACTATGGCTACCGCTTTGCCAAGGAGTTCGTGGACGCCCGCGAGCGGGAGCGCATCCACGCCAAAGGCTCCTACGAGAGCGCTCGCATCCTCATGAACCTGCATAACAACGAGGCGGGCCGCAGG ACGGTGTACAACCTGGCTGATGTGGCCTGCAAGTGCCATGGGGTGTCTGGCTCATGTAGCCTGAAGACATGCTGGCTGCAGCTGGCGGACTTCCGCAAGGTGGGTGATGCCCTGAAGGAGAAGTACGACAGTGCGGCGGCCATGCGGCTCAACAGCCGGGGCAAGTTGGTGCAGGTCAACAGCCGCTTCAACGCGCCCACTACACAAGACCTGGTCTACATCGACCCCAGCCCTGACTACTGCGTGCGCAACGAGAGCACCGGCTCGCTGGGCACGCAGGGCCGCCTGTGCAACAAGACGTCAGAGGGCATGGATGGCTGCGAGCTCATGTGCTGCGGCCGCGGCTACGACCAGTTCAAGACCGTGCAGACGGAGCGCTGCCACTGCAAGTTCCACTGGTGCTGCTACGTCAAGTGCAAGAAGTGCACGGAGATCGTGGACCAGTTTGTGTGCAAGTAG
- the LOC144339251 gene encoding uncharacterized protein LOC144339251, which produces MAFSPGDAAENAQVAIRAARVSAKLCPFILGFGKNGAQNRAKGEEERVHRGREAGEERELGAPRRRLSSGGPWPARLPTSSFGARVRGAGERAGGRRAVPGTTAAAEGLPGQLPHGPRL; this is translated from the exons ATGGCTTTTTCTCCGGGAGATGCCGCTGAAAACGCACAGGTCGCCATCAGAGCTGCAAGAGTCAGCGCCAAAttgtgtcctttcattttagGGTTCGGCAAAAACGGGGCGCAAAATAG GGCGAAGGGCGAAGAGGAGCGAGTGCACCGCGGGCGCGAGGCTGGGGAGGAGCGAGAGCTCGGAGCTCCGCGGCGGCGACTCAGCTCCGGCGGTCCATGGCCGGCGAGGCTGCCCACCTCCTCGTTTGGCGCCCGGGTCCGAGGGGCGGGAGAGCGGGCCGGCGGGAGGCGGGCGGTCCCGGGCACAACGGCGGCGGCGGAAGGGCTCCCTGGGCAGCTGCCGCACGGACCCCGGCTCTAG